Genomic segment of Leishmania panamensis strain MHOM/PA/94/PSC-1 chromosome 20 sequence:
GCTGCACGAGCGCGACATGACAAAGTTTAGCGCCGCTATGTCTGCACAGCTGGCGCCGCTTGGAAAGGCGGGGTTGTTACCCACAGGTGACATTCTTCAGCTCTTTGTCGAGCTGGATGCTGCCAAGGCGCGTAAGGCGAGTAAGGCAACTCTAGATTCAAATGGCGGATCGTTTTTCGAGCTCATGTCGAGGTTCGCTGCCTCGTGCACGGAGTCGGAGCACTTTTTTCCCTGTGACATTCATCGCTctctgctgcggctggcCGAGCTTCTCGAGCCGGTGCGCGATCTTCCCTTGGCAGATCGCATTCTGTTCTGTTATCTTCCGCTGAGCGATACCagcgcggcgtcgctgcagctgattGTGGCCTACGCCACCGATCACGCAGCGGGGAAACCAGTGACATTGCGGTTCGACGTTTGGTGCGCGGAGCTTATGAAGCAGGTTGAGCGAGGGGATCcgtgtgaggagggagagacaccgCAACACCGGAGGTTGCAGCAACGCTCTGCGAGAGAACTGGCTACCGAGCTCGAACGGTGTTTTCGACAAGCAGAGATGTACTGCTGGTTGTCCTGGCGTTTCGGCAAGACTTTTgtggagcgggagagagggcttGAGCTGAAGGCGTCCATCGCCACTGCCTTGGCACGACTGAACGGGTCTGCGTGAGGTTGGAACTCGAGGTGCGCTGtgctcgcctctcttctgtcTTCGTCGTGGCAACGAGTGAGGTTGTGAATGTGTGGGGTTGCCCCCCTTTTGATCGAGGTGAGcaagacagaggaggaggaccaCAATACGCTCTGCACACGTTCCCGCTGGGCTGTGGAATTTGCCTCTTTCCCATTTGCGCCGTCATCAGCACTGCGCAACACATTTTCTCTTACTCACAAGCGTGTACACCATCGTAACCCCCCAAACCCCGCCGCAACGGCAGCGAGCAGTTGCGGAGGCGGGGACAAGCGAATAGACGCGTGCTAAGAGCAAATGAGCCGGTTTGTGAAGTGCATCTTCGGTGCGTACCTTTTGCCCTGTAGACACTCGGTTTGGTGCGCTTGCGCGGCGCTCACAGTCGGTGTGTGCCTTCGCCTTCCCAGTACAACTCTGCGGCATTATCGTCTCTGCTCCCTGATGAATTTGATTGTCAAATCACAGACACCGGTGCAGCCAACAGGCGTGGACTAGATCGCACCCAGTGGCTAGTATACGCACGCAGGCGCTGTCTGCGTCACTCCCCTACCTTGGCCACCTTTGCctttgcccccctctcttggCCCCCTGCCTCACTGCCGTTTTCCCTTGTGTTCCACTTGCGTTtaagtgagtgagtgagtgggtgtATATCTACCCGGGTCAGTAAGCCACCCAGCGACAATACTTTAAGAGTTGTCGTAGTAGCTCATCCCTTCTTTGCTTTATTTTTCGTTTTCGTTTGCGTTGATGGTGTGTGTTGCTTCGTTTCTCCATACCAACGCACTACCACACGGCGCCCGCCTCTGTCTTTGCCGCCCATCTTTCGCTCCCGTAGCGGGACTTGCAGCGGTAAAGTGGTTGGTGCGCTTCTGGTCTCCCCCATACATCTCTCGCAGAACCCTTCAAGGTTTGTTATTTTGTGTCTCTTTATTCTGCTCTGtactttcctctccccctttcgaCCAATCATTATCatctctctttgcctttcGCTCATTGAACTTGGATCTGTTTCAGGACCTCTTTCCCTGCTCTTTTCACCCACGAAGCGGTGGTGTTGCCTCGACCCCCTCCACGCTTACAAACTCCGTACGTTACGCAGACCTGTGCTCTcactcttcccttcctcatCTCATCgacctcttccttttctttgtttaatttcttctttctttggTAGAAGAGTGAACGTCGGAAATGCGGGCACGGGTGCGACAGCTTTTTGCCAAGTCGGCGAAGGACCACTCTTGTCAAGAGCGCACTATCCAGCTCAATGACCCGCGCGGCCGCACCGACTTCTGCGACAACCGGATGTACAGCTCCCGGTACAACCTCTTCACGTTCCTTCCGCTAAATCTGTGGGAGCAGTTTCATCGCCCCATCAATATCTACTTCCTGCTAgtcgcggtgctgcagttcATTCCTTCTGTGGCGCCGGTCAGCCCTCTCACAACGATCTTCCCCATCACCGTCGCATTCCTCGTTAACGCCATGAAGGAGGGCATCGACGatctgcgccgccatcggCAGGACGCCGAGGTGAATGAGCGCGTCTACCAGCGCGTACGGTCCGGCACACTCGAACTGGAAGAGGTGGTGAGTGCAAACATCCGCGTCGGCGACGTGCTCATTCTGCATCCCTTTGAAGTTGTACCGAGTGATGTGGTGATTCTGCTGACCTCGCACGATGACGGCAGCGCGTACATTACGACCGAGTCCCTCGACGGTGAGACCGGCTCAAAGCAGCGCTTCGCGATCTTGCATCACATGTTCAAGTACTCTCAGACCGCTGCCTCACCAGTACCATCGATGTCCCGCTGTTGTAGACCCACCTCCGAGTCTACAACAGCGCCTGGCAGCGACGTAGCCGGCGTTGGCGCCTCGGCAGCAAAGGCGATGGGAAAGTCCGCACAGGGGCCGATATGGGAGGGGAAGTGCTGCTGTGAAACAACCGAGGATCACAAGTTGCACTGCCTCCGCTACGCCTTATGCTCTCGTCTGGTGCTGCACTCGGAGGGTCCgaatgcgcagctgcactcaTACCACGGGACCGCCAAGGTGCGTGCACCGCGCAGCTCATCGCAGACCTGGGGGAAGATTCAGCCGCTGGCTTTAGGCCCAGGTAGCTCTGCTGGTGATGCGGTCAGAACAGGAGGCACGGCACTAGAGGCGTTGCAAAGCTGTCGTTACGACCCCTTtcctgcttcagcagcgctgcggatATCTTCGGACTCGCCATGTGCGGACAAGGCAGTCATGGGCGACGCATTCCcgtgccctcctcctgcacctaTGATGTCACCACTCCCTTTCCGCCTTCGCGCGACGCGTACGCTGGAGTCGCCGATCGAAGCCTCTTCTCCGTGTATCGCCTACGAGCACAGTGGTCTTCTTGAGTCAGTTGACCTGTCGCAGGCGAGCGCTCCCCTGCGCCAGTCCTCAGGTGAGGTGAAGGCAGACGCGCAGAACTACTTTGACGTCCCCGAGAAGACTCTTTCCGTTTGCATCGATAACGTTGTGTACTCGTCAAGCCGCATTGGCAACACGCATTTTACCATTGCCTTTGTCGTCTTCACTGGTTGCGAGACAAAGATGAGCATGACGCGTAACGTGCGGCTGACGAAGTGCGCAACGATTGACCTTCGCTTCAACTACCTGACGATGATCGTCTTCCTGGTTCAGTTCATCCTAGTGTTAACGTGTGCCGTTATTTCCTACTGGCGTCCTAAGGCTCACGCCCCGCTCTGGTACCTTGGCGACTCGGTGGACCCGATCAAGTTCAGAGAGTGCTTTCCCCTCCTATCGCTGCGGTACCTGATGATGCTGTCGCCGATGGTGCCACTCTCCTTCAAGGTGATGGTCGAGATCTCTAAGGTGTATGTCAGCTACGTCATCCGCTGGGATGACGACATGCGCGCCGAGGATGAATCTGTCTCGGTAAACAACTCAGCTTTGGCCGAAGAGCTGGGGCAGGTCGAATACATCTTTTCTGACAAGACGGGCACCCTCACGACAAACACCATGACCTTCCATGCCTTGGCCCTTGTCAACGACGCCGTCTTCGCGCGCACCGAGGGCACCATTGGGTCGGACCTGCACCACCCCCTAGCTGAGGTGGGCAAAGCCATCAAGGCAAGGATGGCACGCGGCCAGCAGGAGGACTACTACCTCATGCTCACGATGATCTTCTGCAATACGATCGAGCAAACACTGTCACCTCGGCTTGgcacccgcagcagtggGGTCAGCACAAACGCGAGCATGTCCTTCTCGAGCCGCTGGATGTCTTCATCACCAGATGAGGTGGCCCTCGTTGAGGGCGCCGAGCAGTGCGGCTTCTATCTGCGCcatcgcagccgcacccATGGGTCGGTGGGACTTTGGGGCGAGGCAGGGGCGTCCctcgaggtggaggtggtgctcacGCTGCCCTTCAGCTCCGACCGCGGCATGATGAGCGTATTGCTGCGCTACCCCGCTGTGGCAGTGATGAACCCAGAAGCAAAGCTGAACGACTCCGCCGACACCGCTGGCGAGAGTAACGCTGATTCATCCATGAACTATGTGTTACTGATCAAGGGCGCTGacgagaaggtgctgccgcgctgcaccGACACTCACAGCAGCTCTCACCTCAAGGAAATCATGAATCACCTCGCGCGCTTCTCGCGCGAAGGGCTGCGCACGCTCGTGTACGGGTACCGTATCTTGACGGAAGAACAGGTGAGGGAGGCCCTTCACCACTTTACCGCAGTAAAGGAAAGCTTTGCCGCCACTGCAACtcgcgaggcggagctgcagcacatctACGCTCGACTCGAGCGCGACTTCACCTACTGTGGCATTACGGCAGTGAAGgacgagctgcaggagggAGTGCCACAGACTCTCGTTCAGCTTCGCCATGCCAATATACGGGTGTGGATGCTGACGGGTGACAAAACAGAGACGGCGAAGCAGACGGCGGTTGCGTGTGGGCTGCTGGCGACTGCCGACCACGTCGTCACGCTTACACCGTCCAGCGAAAATCTGCTTACCCCAACGGGGCACTTGGCCTACGTTTCAGCGAAGCTCTCCGAAGTAATGGGGCCTATGGACCAGGAGAAGTCCGCGGCGGAGATGACAGTGGTGACACGCTGGGAGAGGGTGCGCgggtggtgccgccgcttcttctGGGAGAG
This window contains:
- a CDS encoding phospholipid-transporting ATPase-like protein (TriTrypDB/GeneDB-style sysID: LpmP.20.2350), which encodes MRARVRQLFAKSAKDHSCQERTIQLNDPRGRTDFCDNRMYSSRYNLFTFLPLNLWEQFHRPINIYFLLVAVLQFIPSVAPVSPLTTIFPITVAFLVNAMKEGIDDLRRHRQDAEVNERVYQRVRSGTLELEEVVSANIRVGDVLILHPFEVVPSDVVILLTSHDDGSAYITTESLDGETGSKQRFAILHHMFKYSQTAASPVPSMSRCCRPTSESTTAPGSDVAGVGASAAKAMGKSAQGPIWEGKCCCETTEDHKLHCLRYALCSRLVLHSEGPNAQLHSYHGTAKVRAPRSSSQTWGKIQPLALGPGSSAGDAVRTGGTALEALQSCRYDPFPASAALRISSDSPCADKAVMGDAFPCPPPAPMMSPLPFRLRATRTLESPIEASSPCIAYEHSGLLESVDLSQASAPLRQSSGEVKADAQNYFDVPEKTLSVCIDNVVYSSSRIGNTHFTIAFVVFTGCETKMSMTRNVRLTKCATIDLRFNYLTMIVFLVQFILVLTCAVISYWRPKAHAPLWYLGDSVDPIKFRECFPLLSLRYLMMLSPMVPLSFKVMVEISKVYVSYVIRWDDDMRAEDESVSVNNSALAEELGQVEYIFSDKTGTLTTNTMTFHALALVNDAVFARTEGTIGSDLHHPLAEVGKAIKARMARGQQEDYYLMLTMIFCNTIEQTLSPRLGTRSSGVSTNASMSFSSRWMSSSPDEVALVEGAEQCGFYLRHRSRTHGSVGLWGEAGASLEVEVVLTLPFSSDRGMMSVLLRYPAVAVMNPEAKLNDSADTAGESNADSSMNYVLLIKGADEKVLPRCTDTHSSSHLKEIMNHLARFSREGLRTLVYGYRILTEEQVREALHHFTAVKESFAATATREAELQHIYARLERDFTYCGITAVKDELQEGVPQTLVQLRHANIRVWMLTGDKTETAKQTAVACGLLATADHVVTLTPSSENLLTPTGHLAYVSAKLSEVMGPMDQEKSAAEMTVVTRWERVRGWCRRFFWESSGLEDFVHEFTQPATYECIRPVDHPLATQLRSAIQAHYGPVSPRVRDMAPRVCGAACRQPGMYFGSAFTISSLPNTCGLKRRYCVVLSGETLRLLEKEDVISHGQSATVRLFQMCLLQANTVVCSRTTPSLKSYMVNLVRRSGHITLAIGDGGNDVPMLQAAHVGVGVKGREGSQAKLASDFAIGQFRFLSKLILVHGHTAYQRTAMIVQQSFWKTVLIAWVQVLFNVSTDFSGVSYWDSLSLTLYNAIPTVPVTFLCVMNMPLSQWLLCSTPKLYTMSQRGRYLNATTFYGYVARALLHGSMVYYLSVALQHGAGAIMAKGWVLDRSGDFYAPYIAVVTVHTYTVLTESHSITIAHWFCFLFSIWTCFLSFWLYARVPASSNRTFSVLLTSPSFYLVYFGLLTAVCISLAIYAIPKALWFPDALQLERLLLAHLRQRRVWHSSTPVRALRTFFQEDNPSQFWKSVSLYHALRCSPPPRQTFTISEDEDGEAEASLISVTRRIRSPHVRKRAGET